One Plasmodium berghei ANKA genome assembly, chromosome: 13 genomic region harbors:
- a CDS encoding protein transport protein SFT2, putative, with amino-acid sequence MGGENNFDGLSFFESNNFQSTNRDFMRGTMNDNNSRSEEKGLLEKAISFSKKGAESIQKGIQKTLDKTNLNNSPSLISNSTAADTGSMFSNFPSFTNQNRENSTSSIYAFTTLLSYKNFPLFCLLFGISIVFMILSLFTLPMIVITPRQFGFFFTLSSICFVLSLAFLKGFSNLYTHLIEKKRLPFTSAYILSLVATLYFTIIKPFYLFALITSIVQMFALISFIVSYIPGGSNVIKMILGGMYNYIKNLFRRNNSSDLPF; translated from the exons atgggaggcgaaaataattttgatggTTTATCTTTTTTCGAAAGCAATAATTTTCAAAGCACAAACCGAGATTTTATGAGAGGAACAAtgaatgataataatagtagAAGTGAAGAAAAAGGGTTACTAGAAAAAGCTATAAGCTTTTCAAAAAAAGGGGCAGAAAGTATACAAAAAGGAATTCAAAAAACACTAGacaaaacaaatttaaataattctcCATCATTAATATCTAATTCAACAGCTGCAGATACAGGATCCATGTTTTCGAATTTTCCATCTTTTACTAACCAAAATAGAGAAAATTCTACAAGTTCAATTTATGCATTTACAACACTActatcatataaaaatttccCATTATTTTGTCTTTTATTTGGAATTAGTATTGTTTTTATGATACTATCCTTATTTACCTTACCAATGATTGTGATCACTCCTAGACAGTTTGGCTTTTTCTTTACATTGTCTTCAATATGTTTCGTTTTATCATTGGCATTTCTTAAAGGGTTTTCTAACTTATACACTCATTTGATCGAGAAAAAACG TCTCCCATTCACAAGCGCATACATATTATCCCTAGTTGCAACCCTCTATTTTACCATCATTAAGcccttttatttattt GCCTTAATAACATCCATTGTTCAAATGTTTGCACTTATTTCTTTCATTGTTTCGTATATACCAG GAGGATCTAAcgtaataaaaatgatactTGGTGGaatgtataattatattaaaaatttatttcgtAGAAATAATTCCTCAGATTTACCTTTTTAA
- a CDS encoding splicing factor 1, putative, with amino-acid sequence MEEDNEHFDEKETTLDKKKNKKNINGTVKSQINDNSESDENNCNSNTDEESLLKNDKKRKQSAKEKGNKSNVTRRGRRKREETEEDTDTDKNEETDIIEKDENSNSSENGIAQKSKSKTGLEKNDSKHTSERSELGDEKEEQSDNDENEKRKKERYKNIKHYNDERNSNSNRDKSSDSESDQDERSRKREDKSESYKEDYHKKRRRKPHSSNDTNSSDDDEKRSHKSRSVKKRRHERRERRRHRGRSRGRSRDRSRDRSRDRSRDRSRDKSRDRSRDRSRDRNRYRDRDRERRRERERERMRREREIEREKRREERRKKEELEEAKRDDLTVLVLNLDLKADERDIYEFFSEVAGKVRDIQCIKDQRSGKSKGVAYVEFYTQESVIKALSVNGYMLKNRPIKVQSSQAEKNRAAKATKHHPIDPNDIPLKLYIGGLLGPLSNITEQELKQLFNPFGDILDVEIHRDPYTGKSKGFGFIQFHKASEAIEAMTVMNGMEVAGREIKVSYAQDSKYLLATDALKDLNIPNLNQIKAAAQGVQKSANKEEEQDNEKIDNDDDDGGGLITGASSKIALMQKLQRDTIIDASIPNTYAIGTNAIARNSLNNVSSPLNNVTSNIVLCNMFSPNDSNIGSDPDFFSDIIEDVREECSKYGNIIKIWLNTKNIDGKIYIKYTKNDESLKAFQCLNGRYFGGSLINAYFISNATWESTCC; translated from the exons atggaagAAGATAATGAGCATTttgatgaaaaagaaacaaCTCTTgacaaaaagaaaaataaaaaaaatataaatggaaCTGTAAAATCTCaaattaatgataataGTGAAAGTGACGAAAATAATTGTAATTCTAATACAGATGAAGAATCTTTATtgaaaaatgataaaaagcGAAAACAAAGTGCAAAggaaaaaggaaataaaagtaaTGTAACGAGAAGAGGGCGAAGGAAAAGGGAAGAGACAGAGGAAGATACAGATACCGacaaaaatgaagaaactGATATCATtgaaaaagatgaaaacAGTAATAGTAGTGAAAATGGAATAGCACAAAAAAGTAAAAGTAAAACTGggttagaaaaaaatgatagcAAACATACCTCAGAACGTTCAGAACTAGGTGACGAAAAAGAGGAACAAAGTGATAATGacgaaaatgaaaaaagaaaaaaggaaagatataaaaatataaagcaTTATAATGATGAAAGGAATAGTAACTCAAATAGAGACAAAAGTTCTGATTCAGAAAGTGATCAAGATGAAAGAAGTAGAAAAAGGGAAGATAAATCGGAAAGTTATAAAGAAgattatcataaaaaaaggagGAGAAAACCACATTCAAGTAATGATACCAATTCAAGTGACGATGATGAAAAACGGTCACATAAGTCCAGAAGTGTCAAAAAAAGAAGGCACGAAAGACGAGAAAGGAGGAGGCACCGAGGCAGAAGTCGGGGCAGAAGTAGAGACAGAAGTAGAGACAGAAGCAGAGACAGAAGTAGAGACAGAAGCAGAGACAAAAGTAGAGACAGAAGCAGAGACAGAAGTAGAGACAGAAACAGATACAGAGATAGGGATCGTGAGAGAAGGCGGGAAAGGGAAAGAGAAAGAATGCGAAGGGAAAGAGAAATTGaaagagaaaaaagaaGAGAAGAAAGACgtaaaaaagaagaattAGAAGAAGCAAAAAGAGATGATTTAACAGTATTAGTATTAAATTTAGATTTAAAAGCAGATGAAAGagatatatatgaatttttttcagaAGTTGCTGGAAAAGTTCGTGATATACAATGTATAAAAGATCAAAGGTCTGGGAAATCAAAAGGTGTAGCATATGTAGAATTCTATACACAAGAATCTGTTATAAAGGCATTATCAGTTAATGGttatatgttaaaaaaCAGACCAATTAAGGTTCAATCATCTCAAgctgaaaaaaatagagCAGCAAAAGCTACTAAACATCATCCAATTGATCCTAATGACATTccattaaaattatatatagggGGATTATTAGGTCCTTTAAGTAATATAACAGAACAAGAATTGaaacaattatttaatCCTTTTGGAGATATATTAGATGTAGAAATACATAGGGATCCATATACTGGTAAATCAAAAGGTTTTGGGTTCATACAATTTCATAAAGCTTCAGAAGCTATTGAAGCTATGACTGTAATGAATGGAATGGAAGTCGCTGGTCGAGAAATAAAAGTTAGTTATGCTCAAgattcaaaatatttattagcAACTGATGCATTAAAAGATTTAAATATTCCAAATTTGAATCAAATAAAAGCAGCAGCACAAGGGGTACAAAAATCTGCAAATAAAGAGGAGGAGCaagataatgaaaaaattgacAATGATGATGATGATGGAGGTGGATTAATAACTGGGGCAAGTAGCAAAATTGCTTTAATGCAAAAATTGCAAAGAGATACAATAATTGATGCTTCG atTCCAAACACATATGCTATTGGAACAAATGCTATAGCAAGAAATTCGTTAAATAATGTATCGAGCCctttaaataatgtaaCATCAAACATTGTTTTATGTAATATGTTTTCACCAAATGATAGTAACATTGGTTCGGATCCTGATTTTTTTAGTGACATAATTGAAGATGTAAGGGAGGAATGTAGTAAATATggtaatattattaaaatatggttaaatactaaaaatatagatggtaagatttatattaaatataccAAAAATGATGAATCATTAAAAGCTTTTCAATGCTTAAATGGCAGATATTTTGGAGGTTCACTCATAAATGCCTATTTTATTAGTAATGCTACATGGGAATCCACATGCTGCTAA